The Streptococcus oralis genome segment TAGTGGTTTCATCAACAACGTGATCTATGGGCTGACCTTATCGCCAATTTCAACCGTGTATGCGATTACCAGCATCGGAATTGGGATTGCTGTCGGAGTTTTGCACGCCAATGGGTGGTTCTCGTCAGCGCGACGAGTATTTGTTTCTGCTATTATTATTGCCATCGTTTCAGCTGTCATTTCAACGCCGCTCAATGTCATCTTTTGGGGTGGTCAGACCGGTATCGCTTGGGGTGACTCATTGTTTGCGGTAATGGTCGCCAATCATGCACCAGTGTGGCTGGCCTCATTTACCGATGAGTTTGTCTTGGATATTTTGGATAAAGTCTGCGTGGCCTACCTGGCATTCTTCATCTATCGTCAGCTGCCGAAGCGGATGGTGCACTTCTTTAGCGATGATAAATGATGACTGATAAAACATTGATTTCTGGAGCGCCACGGGTCAAGCTCAAGTGGTACCAGGTGATCGATCCGATTACTAAGCTCTTGTTCATCTTGGACATGACGTTGTTGAGCTTTGCCAGTATGAATTTATTGCTTCAGGCCGGATTAATTCTTGTCGCAACACTGCTATTGTTATTTTCCAAATTGAGTTCTACCACCTTTAAGGCGCTGGGATTCAGCCTGTTTCTGATTTGCACCATGCTGATCATCCAAGGGTTATTTTACAGTCGGAATCAAACTGTGCTGTTTTCTGTGCTTGGGGTGTCGTTCTACAAAGAAGGCCTGATTTACGCCACCACTCTGGGTTGTCGAGTATTGGTGATTATTTTGACCAGTGGCTTTTTTATGGTGACCACGAGTATTTCAGAAAACGCGGCCTATTTGGAACTGTCCGGATTGTCTTATAAAACCGTCTACGTTCTGATGTCGGTGTGTTATATTTTGCCGGAAATGATGCGCAATATGCGGAAAATCCAGCAGGCACAAAAAGTTCGCGGAACCAATCCGCAAAAAACGTTGATTCAGAAATTAAAGTCAGTCCTGCCGGTTCTAATTCCATTGGTGATTAAGACCTTGGATCAATCGATGACGCGGTCGATTTCTCTCCAACTGAGAGGTTTTGATAATCTCAACCGGACTGTCAGAACCTCCCAGCGCGTGTATCGCCTGTCGCGGACGCTGCACATTGGTCTGACTGGATTGGCAATTTTATTGATTGGGTGGAAGATATGGACGAAGATAAACGGATTGTAATTGAAAATTTGACCACCCGTTATCCGGGTACTGAGCAACCACAACTGCGTCAGATTGACGCGGAGGTTCATACCGGCCAGGTGGTTGGGATTATCGGGAATAGCCACTCCGGCAAATCGACTTTGTGCCGTGTGCTGGCAGGGGTCATTCCCAAAATTGTGTCTGCTGAGATTGAGGGCGATTGGCACATGTTTGGCCAGCGAGTGTCTGACAATTGGCCCGTTTATAATGCCATGAATGGAGTTGTACTGCAAAATCCAGCTGGCCAACTAAGCGGGTTGGCAGACACGGTTGCCGATGAAATCGCCTTTGACTTGATTAATCAGGGAATGACTGAAGGACTGATTCAAAAACGGGTTGAAGAAGTTGCCACGCAAATGGGGCTGATTGAACAGCTGAATTTGCGTCCCGAGAGCCTTTCCGGTGGTCAGATCCAGCGGTTGGCAATTGCCACGGCGATTGTGGCTAATCCGGCTGTTTTGATTATGGATGATCCGACCAGTGAGATGGATCCCCTTGGCCGCCGGCAATTTTTCCAATGGCTGGCCCAAGTCAAAGAGACGACTGTCTTCATTGTCACCAGTGAAATTGACGATTTGTGCGAAGTCGCCGACGTTGTGTGGGTGCTGCACGAGGGTCAAATGGTAGCCCAGGGCAGGCCGGGTGAGGTGTTTAATCATTTGGCAGCTGACTGGCAGATTCCAGCCCCGACAATCCAGCAACTTGCTCAAAAAATGGATTGGCACTTGGCTGATGGCCGGTATCCGGTGAATTACGCTGATCTGAAGGAGGTTCGTTATGTCCACAATTGAACTGAGCCACCTGACGTTCACTTATCCGGAACGGTCCTTTAGCTTGGATGTTGAAGACAAACACTTCGCCGATCCGATGGTGGCGATTGTCGGCCAAAATGGTGCCGGCAAATCAACGCTCTTCAAATTGTTGACGGGCTTGCTGACACCACAAACCGGTGTGATTAAGATCGATGGAGAAAATTTTAATGATCTTAAACCAGTCGAAAAGTTATTGAAGGTTGGGATTACTTTTCAGAATCCTGACGATCAGCTTTTCAACCCGACCGTTCAACGAGAGGTGGAGTGGAATGTCGCGCAGGTCATGGATGACCACGACACGATTACGAGGCGGGCTTTAGCGGCTCTAAAAAGAGTTGGCTTGGATGATAAAACAGCTGAAAGTCCATATGACCTGTCATTGTCGGAACGCAAGCTGTTGAGCGTTGCCACAGTTTTGGCAGTGGATCCGGCGATTTATTTATTTGATGAGCCGATGATGTCGCTTGATTGGGAAAGCCGGCGCAAGTTGACCGCAATTTTCCATCAGTTGGCTGATTCGGGCCACCAAGTTGTGACCATCACCCATGACATGGATTGGGTCGCCGCCGAGTTTGAGTCGGTGTATGTTATGGAACACGGGAAGTTTGGCTTCGCCGGCAGTCCACGGGAATTGTTCAGCAATC includes the following:
- a CDS encoding energy-coupling factor transporter transmembrane component T, encoding MTDKTLISGAPRVKLKWYQVIDPITKLLFILDMTLLSFASMNLLLQAGLILVATLLLLFSKLSSTTFKALGFSLFLICTMLIIQGLFYSRNQTVLFSVLGVSFYKEGLIYATTLGCRVLVIILTSGFFMVTTSISENAAYLELSGLSYKTVYVLMSVCYILPEMMRNMRKIQQAQKVRGTNPQKTLIQKLKSVLPVLIPLVIKTLDQSMTRSISLQLRGFDNLNRTVRTSQRVYRLSRTLHIGLTGLAILLIGWKIWTKINGL
- a CDS encoding ABC transporter ATP-binding protein encodes the protein MDEDKRIVIENLTTRYPGTEQPQLRQIDAEVHTGQVVGIIGNSHSGKSTLCRVLAGVIPKIVSAEIEGDWHMFGQRVSDNWPVYNAMNGVVLQNPAGQLSGLADTVADEIAFDLINQGMTEGLIQKRVEEVATQMGLIEQLNLRPESLSGGQIQRLAIATAIVANPAVLIMDDPTSEMDPLGRRQFFQWLAQVKETTVFIVTSEIDDLCEVADVVWVLHEGQMVAQGRPGEVFNHLAADWQIPAPTIQQLAQKMDWHLADGRYPVNYADLKEVRYVHN
- a CDS encoding energy-coupling factor ABC transporter ATP-binding protein produces the protein MSTIELSHLTFTYPERSFSLDVEDKHFADPMVAIVGQNGAGKSTLFKLLTGLLTPQTGVIKIDGENFNDLKPVEKLLKVGITFQNPDDQLFNPTVQREVEWNVAQVMDDHDTITRRALAALKRVGLDDKTAESPYDLSLSERKLLSVATVLAVDPAIYLFDEPMMSLDWESRRKLTAIFHQLADSGHQVVTITHDMDWVAAEFESVYVMEHGKFGFAGSPRELFSNHELVQRVGLLPPRIMDIAESLGDSQTYLSVNDYCQKNRDV